A single genomic interval of Nocardioides nitrophenolicus harbors:
- a CDS encoding ankyrin repeat domain-containing protein yields the protein MNPRLVVAALSLALVLGGCGGGDPAVPAERPAAGEATTSSTIAPPPAAPVPQARLDRRLRDAAWANDVRRARRLIRQGADVNAEDDTEQSAYLIATSEGHLDLLRLTLRHGADIDAKDSWNGTGLIRAAERGHALVVGELLRAGIDRDHVNRIGYQAIHEAVWLGADTSAYATTVRVLAAGGVQLDKVSPSAGLTPLQMARERGYAGLERILRTMTNAAEQPPDANAALLRAARAGDADAVALALRAGADLEARDEHDRTALLLASTYDHVAVAEVLVAMGADPDALDDRHDTPWLVTGVTGSVAMLEALLPANPDLTVVNRYGGLSPIPAGERGHVDYIRRVVRTDVDLDHVNDLGWTSMLEAIILGNGSEPYQEIVRILLAAGADPTIADRDGVTPLEHAERRGYEEIAALLR from the coding sequence ATGAATCCGAGGCTCGTCGTCGCCGCCCTCTCGCTCGCGCTCGTCCTGGGCGGGTGCGGGGGCGGCGACCCCGCCGTACCGGCGGAGCGGCCGGCCGCCGGGGAGGCGACGACGAGCTCCACGATCGCACCCCCGCCCGCAGCGCCCGTGCCCCAGGCCCGGCTCGACCGGCGGCTGCGGGACGCCGCCTGGGCGAATGACGTACGCCGAGCCCGCCGGCTGATCCGGCAGGGCGCCGACGTGAACGCCGAGGACGACACCGAGCAGTCGGCGTACCTGATCGCCACCAGCGAGGGCCACCTCGACCTGCTCCGGCTCACCCTGCGTCACGGCGCCGACATCGACGCCAAGGACAGCTGGAACGGGACCGGCCTGATCCGCGCCGCCGAGCGCGGCCACGCCCTGGTCGTGGGCGAGCTGCTGCGGGCCGGGATCGACCGCGACCACGTGAACCGGATCGGCTACCAGGCGATCCACGAGGCGGTCTGGCTCGGCGCGGACACCTCGGCGTACGCCACCACCGTGCGGGTGCTCGCCGCCGGCGGCGTCCAACTCGACAAGGTCTCGCCGTCGGCGGGACTGACCCCGTTGCAGATGGCCCGCGAGCGCGGATACGCCGGTCTGGAGAGGATCCTGAGGACGATGACGAACGCAGCCGAGCAGCCCCCCGACGCGAACGCCGCGCTGCTGCGTGCCGCCCGCGCCGGGGACGCCGACGCGGTCGCCCTCGCCCTGCGCGCGGGTGCCGACCTCGAGGCCCGCGACGAACACGACCGCACGGCGCTGCTGCTCGCCTCGACGTACGACCACGTCGCGGTCGCCGAGGTGCTCGTCGCGATGGGCGCCGACCCCGATGCCCTCGACGACCGTCACGACACCCCGTGGCTGGTCACCGGCGTGACCGGCAGCGTCGCGATGCTCGAGGCGTTGCTCCCGGCGAATCCCGACCTCACCGTCGTCAACAGATACGGCGGCCTTTCGCCGATCCCCGCCGGCGAGCGCGGTCACGTCGACTACATCCGCCGGGTCGTGCGGACCGACGTCGACCTCGACCACGTCAACGACCTCGGCTGGACCTCGATGTTGGAGGCGATCATCCTCGGCAACGGCAGCGAGCCGTACCAGGAGATCGTGCGCATCCTGCTCGCCGCCGGCGCGGACCCGACCATCGCCGACCGCGACGGGGTCACGCCGCTGGAGCACGCCGAGCGGCGGGGGTACGAGGAGATCGCGGCGCTGCTGCGCTGA